In the Nitrospirota bacterium genome, one interval contains:
- a CDS encoding PaaI family thioesterase, with protein sequence MSFCYVCPAFLHGKVGYRECHVVIIISLCYISDMDLTDDGHCFVCGPKNPIGLKLDFSFDGKMISADFTPKKEHQGYFNIVHGGIITTLLDEAMVKLVIAMGMPSVTAQMDVRLKKPLNVGVRITVTAEILKETRKTIEAYAKAVTSDGVVIADAKGKLVKVSN encoded by the coding sequence ATGTCATTTTGTTATGTATGCCCGGCATTTCTGCATGGCAAGGTTGGATACAGGGAATGCCATGTTGTCATTATCATCTCATTATGCTACATTTCGGACATGGACCTTACTGACGACGGACACTGTTTTGTTTGCGGGCCTAAGAATCCGATCGGACTTAAACTGGATTTCTCCTTTGACGGAAAGATGATATCGGCGGATTTCACCCCGAAAAAAGAGCATCAGGGATACTTCAATATAGTGCACGGCGGGATTATAACAACACTGCTTGATGAGGCGATGGTAAAGCTCGTCATCGCGATGGGAATGCCTTCTGTTACCGCGCAAATGGACGTCCGCCTGAAAAAGCCTTTAAATGTGGGCGTCCGGATAACTGTGACGGCTGAGATATTAAAAGAGACCAGAAAGACTATCGAGGCTTATGCAAAGGCCGTAACTTCTGATGGTGTTGTTATAGCTGATGCGAAGGGGAAACTGGTGAAGGTTTCAAATTAA